CCTGGCTGCTCTGTGGTCTGGCCTGGGTCCTGGCCCTGCTCCTCAGCCTCCCCTCTATGATCTACAGAGAAATAGAAGTCCGTGATGATATGAACATAACACTGTGCATCTATAACCACCTACAAGACAAAACTGAGGGCAACCAGTCGGCTATCAAAGCCACCCACGTCACCAGGCTTATACTCGGCTTCCTCATCCCCCTACTGGTCATCGCTGTCTGCTACCTGCTGATCGGTAGGAGGGTGAGCAGCGGCCGCTTTAAATCCCAGAGGGCCTTCCAGATAATTTTGGTTGTGGTGACAACGTTCTTTGTGTGTTGGCTGCCTTATCACGTCATTGGACTGATGATCGAGTATGGCGAGGAAGCCTCCCAGGACATGGCCAGGGCTCTAGACCCCCTGGCCATCTCTCTGGCTTACGTCAACAGCTGTCTCAACCCTGTCCTGTATGTGTTCATGGGTCAGGACTTCAAGGAGAGGGCCAGGGTTTCTCTAAGTAAAATATTTGAGAAGGTCTTCAGCGAGGATGTGACTCTCCGTTCCTCTGTGTACTCCATGGGACAGTCACAGCTCTCACGGGCCACCAACTCGTCTGAGGCTCAAGTCTGAGTCAGAAATGTCTGACCTAAAATGAGTATAATCtgatatataaaacattttacaAGCAATTAAGAAATTAGACTTTGACAATAACAAAAGAGGGTTTAAAGTTCAGTCCATGCCTTATTTGAAATGTTGCATGCATGGCTTTTTGTACAAAGCTGTTGGGTTTTTGTTTGCAATTTGTCCTAAAAACTCTCTTCTGTTACACTTGTTTTTCTTATCAGTGTAATTATAATGGGGTGTGGAGGAAGAAGTAACACCACTGTAGATTACTCTGATGAAGACATACCAAATGAAAAAAGTTTGTCACCCACCCATTTTACACTTTCATGTAGCACTGCATctatcatttaaaaaaacaaaccaaGAAATATCAACTGGTGCTGGTTGGTGTAGTTggtctcccgagtggtgcagtgttctaaggcactgcatctcagtgcaagaggtgtcactacagactctggttcgaatctaggctgtatcacatccggccgtgattgggagtcccatagggcgcaattggcccagcatcttctgggtttggccggggtaggctgtcattgtaaataagaatttgttcttaactgacgtacctagttaaaggttaaataaaaagtctCTAGATAAGCACCATAATTAAACTTGACTAACCCCATATGCTGCCAGTGAAGTTGTCCCTGGAAATCAATAGATTGAAATGTTAATTTTCATATGTCAGAACAATCAGAATACCCTTTTGCTGACAGGCCTACTCAGAGCTATCTCCTGTATGTGATGACTCATTGGGTGGGCTGGAGTTTAATTGGAACAGGAGGAAGTCAACTATTAGCTAATCATCTGCTCGAAAACAAACTTACATTTCACCGTGAGTTCCCTTTTTATCTTCCCTGTGTTACATTCCTCCTAATGGATGTAAGAGCCATATAAATAGGATGACTAGAATGGACAAAGGGAATGTCCGTTCCAGTAATTATCTTTCTGTATTTAAACTTGGAATCTGCCTTCTATGTCCTGTATGACTATCATTGGCCGGTCCATGCTGTAGTGTATTGATGTGGACAATAATTACACTTAAATGTTATACCATCCAATCTCAGTTGCATATCATTGATAATCACATAGTCACATGCTGTATACCAGAGATAATGTCTATTCTTATTCAGTCATTTTTTCATCACATCTAACTGAAAGGATGCCTTCTTAAGGCATCGAAATCATCTACTGTAACACCAATATATAAATCACCAGACCAATATGACATGAGCAACTACAGACCAATCAGTATCCTCCCTGTCATCTCCAAGGTTGCAGAGAAAGTGGTCATGGAACAGCTAACAGTCCACTTGAATGTGGGTAGTTTTCCCCTTCACCCCATGCAGTTTAGGTCACTCTACAGACTCTACAGAAAACAACATATGTTGCGATCTCCTAAAGATGATCAAGGCCAAGCTGGACAAACGGGGTGTTGTAGGTGCAGTTCTCCTCCACCTCAGAAAATCCTTTGACACTGTTAACCACAACATCCTCTCCAAGCTATCCAACTTCAACATCTCAAGTGCTTTGATTTAAAAAAGCATGCACTTCTCCACAAAACTAAACGAACAGGCTTACCCGGACACTCATCCacagacaaaaaaatctaaacagaCAGAGTTTAAATATCTGGGCATTATCCTATACTTTAAACTTTTAAAAAACACATAAAAAATATGTCCACAGAATCAGATATATTCTCTGAAATGTAACTCTCTCTACACAGGCAGCCAAGATGTATTTGCATGCAATGATCTTCTCTCACCTGTCCTATTGTATCACCAGCTGGTCaacaacaccatagtaccctctgttcgattcgacattttgaacattgagatattaaagacatgatagatcagacgCATAGTATATTTAAAGAGTgagatctgtagaaagacagagtggctgtggaatgtgctgggtggacgggaggagatcaaaggattgctataggggaggcagatggacatctgtggactaGGCGaatgaggggttgaggtcagatccACTGAAGGGAGTAATATAGGTTTACTACCCTCTTCCTGATggaaccataagatgtaaggattggagagaatgagtgtcttaagtgggatatatatacagtggggcaaaaaagtatttagtcagccaccagattgtgcaagttctcccacttaaaaagatgagagaggcctgtaattttcatcataggtacacttcaactatgacagacaaaatgagaagaaaaaaaatccagaaaatcacattgtaggattttttatgaatttatttgcaagttatggtggaaaataagtatttggtcacctacaaacaagcaagatttctggctctcacagacctgtaacttcttctttaagaggctcctctgtcctccactcgttacttgtattaatggcacctgtttgaacttgttatcagtataaaagacacctgtccacaacctcaaacaatcacactccaaactccactatggccaagaccaaagagctgtcaaaggacaccagaaacaaaattgtagacctgcaccaggctgggaagactgaatctgcaataggtaagcagcttggtttgaagaaatcaactgtgggagcaattattaggaaatggaagacatacaagaccactgataatctccctcgatctggggctccacgcaagatctcaccccgtggggtcaaaatgatcacaagaacggtgagcaaaaatcccagaaccacacggggggacctagtgaatgacctgcagagagctgggaccaaagtaacaaagcctaccatcagtaacacacaacgccgccagggactcaaatcctgcagtgccagatgtgtccccctgcttaagccagtacatgtccaggcccgtctgaagtttgctagagagcatttggatgatccagaagaagattgggagaatgtcatatggtcagatgaaaccaaaatagaactttttggtaaaaactcaactcgtcttgtttggaggacaaagaatgctgagttgcatccaaagaacaccatacctactgtaaaacatgggggtggaaacatcatgctttggggctgtttttctgcaaagggaccaggacgactgatccgtgtaaaggacagaatgaatggggccatgtatcgtgagattttgagtgaaaacctccttccatcagcaagggcattgaagatgaaacgtggctgggtctttcagcatgacaatgatcccaaacacaccgcccgggcaacgaaggagtggcttcgtaagaagcatttcaaggtcctggagtggcctagccagtctccagatctcaaccccatagaaaatctttggaggttcatctttttaagtgggagaacttgcacaattggtggctgactaaatacttttttgccccactgtatatctgtgatgggagaaatgttgggttgtctgaattacagctgtacagaacctttgggaagaattaaacttggttaaaacttctctagtgtccgtgagttatttactctgcaaaataagaacctaacagatGGTGGCGTCGGCAGGATTCACCACGATTTGTAGTCAAACCAAAGAGGCCAGATCAGTGgagctgtaacggctgtcgtcttcctcctcgtctgaggaggagaggttagaaggatcagaggaccaatgcgcagcgtggtaagtgtccatcacGTTTATTATCAAACATAGACTGAACACtaagaaatacaaaataataaaggtGAACATaaacgaaaatgaaacagttctatctggtgcagacacacgaagactgaagacaaccacccacaaaacccaacacaaaacaggctacctaaatatggttcccaatcagagacaacacaaagcacctgcctctgattgagaaccatatcaggccaaacacagaaataggaaaacatagaaatacaaacatagactgcccaccccaactcacgccctgaccatactaaataaagacaaaacaaaggaaataaaggtcagaacgtgacaggagcAGAGCTGGCAACAAACAAGGTAGGCTAGTTCCTATATCTGTACACTCATTTTGACATCTTGGGGAGATGAGAATCGTTGGCTGAACTAATTATGGGATACGGACCTGGAGAGCCTAAGTTTAATTGTATAGGCCCATTGTGTAACGACCGGTCATAGCTTTATTATAACTGGTAA
The sequence above is a segment of the Salvelinus alpinus chromosome 1, SLU_Salpinus.1, whole genome shotgun sequence genome. Coding sequences within it:
- the LOC139537664 gene encoding C3a anaphylatoxin chemotactic receptor; its protein translation is MGDNMDFSKHYVTEDHGEFDLYYDPLYETFVSEQGHRSILVVSIVLCSIACVLGIPGNAFVIWIAGVKMKRTVNTVWFVNLAVADLLCCVSIPFSIADIILNPHWPYGDAMCKILPSMVVLNMFASVFTLVLISLDRFALVILPVWAQNHRSITLAWLLCGLAWVLALLLSLPSMIYREIEVRDDMNITLCIYNHLQDKTEGNQSAIKATHVTRLILGFLIPLLVIAVCYLLIGRRVSSGRFKSQRAFQIILVVVTTFFVCWLPYHVIGLMIEYGEEASQDMARALDPLAISLAYVNSCLNPVLYVFMGQDFKERARVSLSKIFEKVFSEDVTLRSSVYSMGQSQLSRATNSSEAQV